Proteins encoded together in one Mycobacterium sp. MS1601 window:
- a CDS encoding L,D-transpeptidase — translation MNRRRALGALVLGVAAPGALAACAEAANKVEEAVQGPPPEPTLSFTPSVATADVAPTEPVSVAVKDGWFQKVALTNPDGKVVAGNLNRDRTEFTTAEPLGYGVQYTWSGSAVGQDGKSVPVAGSFTTVAPAVTVNGQFQLADGQTVGVAAPIILQFDAAIAEEDRAEVEKALKVTTTPVVEGSWGWLPDEVGGSRVHWRTKEYYPAGTVVHVDANLYGVPFGQNAYGAADSTLDFTVGRFQLVKAEASSHRIQVLTDAGVIMDFPCSYGEGDLDRNVTRSGIHVVTEKYEDFYMTNPAAGYANVRERFAVRISNNGEFIHANPASSGAQGNSNVTNGCINLSITDAEQYFNTAMYGDPVEVTGTRIDLSYADGDIWDWAVPWEEWTSMSAINSHTSELNLPSTAPATPTDAPVPTAAPGG, via the coding sequence ATGAATCGTCGTCGCGCTCTCGGGGCGCTCGTTCTCGGCGTCGCCGCACCCGGTGCGCTGGCGGCGTGTGCGGAAGCGGCGAACAAGGTCGAGGAAGCGGTGCAGGGCCCGCCACCGGAGCCCACGCTGTCCTTTACCCCCTCGGTGGCCACCGCTGACGTCGCGCCCACCGAACCGGTCAGTGTCGCGGTCAAGGACGGCTGGTTCCAGAAGGTCGCGCTCACCAATCCGGACGGCAAGGTTGTTGCGGGCAATCTCAACCGCGACCGCACCGAGTTCACCACGGCCGAACCGCTGGGCTACGGCGTCCAGTACACCTGGAGCGGGTCGGCGGTGGGGCAGGACGGCAAGTCGGTGCCCGTCGCGGGCAGTTTCACCACGGTGGCACCGGCGGTCACCGTCAACGGTCAGTTCCAGCTCGCCGACGGCCAGACCGTCGGTGTCGCGGCGCCGATCATCCTGCAGTTCGACGCGGCCATCGCCGAAGAGGACCGCGCGGAGGTGGAGAAGGCACTCAAGGTCACCACCACGCCCGTGGTCGAGGGCAGTTGGGGCTGGCTGCCCGACGAGGTGGGCGGATCACGGGTGCACTGGCGCACCAAGGAGTACTACCCGGCGGGCACCGTCGTGCATGTCGACGCCAACCTCTACGGTGTGCCGTTCGGCCAGAATGCTTACGGCGCAGCCGATTCGACGCTGGACTTCACAGTCGGCAGGTTCCAACTGGTCAAGGCCGAGGCGTCGAGCCACCGCATCCAGGTGCTCACCGACGCCGGAGTCATCATGGACTTCCCGTGTAGCTACGGCGAAGGCGACCTGGACCGCAACGTCACCCGCAGCGGCATCCACGTCGTCACGGAGAAGTACGAGGACTTCTACATGACCAACCCTGCGGCCGGTTACGCCAACGTGCGGGAACGTTTCGCGGTGCGCATCTCCAACAACGGTGAGTTCATCCACGCCAACCCGGCCAGCTCCGGCGCGCAGGGCAACTCCAACGTCACCAACGGCTGCATCAACCTCTCGATCACCGACGCCGAGCAATACTTCAACACCGCGATGTACGGCGATCCGGTGGAGGTCACCGGCACCCGCATCGACCTGTCCTACGCCGACGGCGACATCTGGGACTGGGCGGTGCCGTGGGAAGAGTGGACGTCGATGTCGGCGATCAACTCCCACACCTCGGAGCTCAACCTGCCGAGCACCGCACCCGCCACACCCACCGACGCGCCGGTGCCCACGGCTGCGCCGGGCGGCTAG
- a CDS encoding UDP-N-acetylmuramate dehydrogenase, whose product MTGSLFGGAAVAHDVPLAPLTTLRVGPVARRVITCTTTDQVVETLAALRDESHLVLAGGSNVLIDDDICDLTVVHLASPRISLDGPIIRAEAGAVWDDVVVTAIAAGLGGLECLSGIPGSAGATPVQNVGAYGAEVADTLTRVRLLDGDVARWADAAELGFGYRTSILKRPGPVPVVLEVEFTLDPSGRSAPLRYGELSRELAVDAGNRAEPARVREAVLRLRRGKGMVLDEHDHDTWSAGSFFTNPVVSVEEFNLLRDSVQGQVPHYPAGECVKLAAGWLVEQAGFGKGYPGKDAPAALSTKHALALTNRGHARSADVVALGRRVRDGVWERFGIRLEPEPVLVGCVI is encoded by the coding sequence GTGACCGGTTCGCTCTTCGGTGGCGCGGCGGTGGCGCACGACGTGCCGCTGGCGCCTTTGACCACCCTGCGGGTGGGGCCGGTGGCGCGCCGGGTGATCACGTGCACCACCACCGACCAGGTCGTCGAAACCCTGGCCGCGCTGCGCGACGAATCTCACCTGGTGCTGGCCGGCGGCTCCAACGTCCTGATCGACGACGACATCTGCGATCTGACGGTGGTACACCTGGCCAGTCCGCGGATCTCCCTCGACGGTCCCATCATCCGGGCCGAGGCCGGAGCCGTGTGGGACGACGTGGTGGTGACTGCCATCGCCGCAGGCCTGGGCGGGCTGGAATGCCTGTCCGGGATCCCCGGCTCGGCGGGCGCCACGCCGGTGCAGAACGTGGGCGCCTACGGCGCCGAGGTCGCCGACACCTTGACCCGCGTCCGGTTGCTCGACGGCGACGTGGCGCGCTGGGCCGACGCCGCCGAACTCGGCTTCGGCTACCGGACCAGCATCCTGAAGCGGCCGGGCCCGGTGCCGGTGGTGCTGGAGGTGGAGTTCACCCTCGACCCCTCGGGGCGCAGCGCGCCGCTGCGCTACGGCGAACTGAGCAGGGAACTGGCGGTCGACGCCGGTAATCGGGCCGAGCCGGCGCGGGTCCGGGAGGCGGTGTTGAGGCTGCGCCGCGGCAAGGGCATGGTGCTCGACGAGCATGACCACGACACCTGGAGTGCCGGGTCGTTTTTCACCAATCCGGTGGTGAGTGTCGAGGAGTTCAACCTGCTGCGTGATTCGGTGCAGGGTCAGGTGCCGCACTACCCGGCCGGCGAGTGCGTGAAGCTGGCTGCGGGCTGGTTGGTGGAACAGGCAGGCTTCGGCAAGGGCTACCCGGGCAAGGATGCGCCGGCGGCGCTGTCCACCAAGCATGCGCTGGCGCTGACCAACCGCGGTCACGCCCGCAGCGCCGATGTCGTCGCGCTGGGCCGTCGGGTCCGCGACGGGGTGTGGGAGCGTTTCGGAATCCGCCTGGAACCAGAACCTGTTCTGGTTGGCTGTGTGATCTGA